The Candidatus Thermoplasmatota archaeon genomic sequence CATGGTTAGCAACTTTTGGGTTTTATCCTTTTCTTGGCACATCCCATCTAATAGGAAAAAAATGAATGTTTTTTTTTCTTTAATTATTTATTTCGGGATGAAGCCAACCATTTAGTAAATTATAAATAAAAGAACCAAGATGTAGGTGTGTGTTTTAAACCTGGTTTTGAGGAGTTATTATGACATCAGAAGATGTTAAGAAAACAGGAACAACAACCCTAGGCATGGTATGCAAAGATGGGGTAGTAATAGCAACAGAAAAAAGGGCTACAATGGGTACTTTAATAGCCCATAAAGCAACCAAGAAACTGTACAAGATTGATAACCATATGGCTTTAGCTACAGCTGGTCTCGTTGGTGATTTACAGGTTCTTGCCCGTTATCTCAGCGCAGAAGCTAATCTATATAGACTTAAAAGAGAGACTAATATGCCTATTGGTAGCGCAGCTACACTTATGTCAAACATACTTAATCAGAGGAAATTTTACCCATATTATGTTCAGTTGATAATTGGTGGATATGATAACACCGGCGGCCATATTTATTCACTTGATGCCGCTGGTGGGGCTATACCTGATAAATACACAGCTGGTGGCTCTGGTTCGCCCTATGTATTTGGAGTAATGGAAGACCTTTACAGAGATGATATAACTACTAACGAAGGCGTGGATATAGCTATAAGAGCTATAACCGCAGCAATGAACAGGGACTCTGCCTCAGGTGGCATGATAGATATAGCGGTTATAACAAAGGATGGATATAGGGAGATACCCGAGGAAGAAGTTAAAAAACGTATGGAAAAAATAGCTAAATAAGTGTAAAACAACGATTACTATAAATTTCTTGTAATCTAAAAAAAATTTATTTGTCAAATTATAAAAAGGGTTATAAAAGGTAGAAAATGACTGTAGATGATGTTCTAAGAGAAATCAAAGCAAAAGTAAGAACCGTTATACCACCTAGTATCGATGTGTCTGATGTCGAGTTCGAGGGTGCACTTGTTGTTATCTATACGAAGCATCCTAATAAATTTGCTGCTAAAGATGATCTTGTTAAACAACTAGCTAAGATGCTGCAGAAACGCATTGTTGTAAGACCTGATCCATCTGTACTAACTGATACTGAAACAGCAGAAAAGATGATTAAAAACTTAATACCGAAGGATGCTGAGATAACAAACATTTATTTCCAGCCTGAGACAGGTGAAGTCACAATAGAGGTTTTGAAACCCGGTGTAGCAATTGGTAAACAGGGTTTGTTACTCAATGAGATAAGAAAGAAAATCAACTGGTCTCCAAATATTGTTAGAACACCACCTATTCAATCCAAGACTGTACAGGAAATACGTGGTTATATAAGGTCTATGAGCGAAGAGCGCAAAGAGATACTCCGTAAAGTGGGCAGACGATTACATAGAGGTGTTTCCCAAGGGGAAAAATTCATCCGTATTGTCGCCCTTGGTGGTTTCCGCGAGGTTGGCAGATCCTGTAGCATGCTTCATACCCAGGATAGTAAAATTTTGATTGATTGCGGCGTTGATGTATCATCTGACAAGAATGGTTCGCCTTATATTCATTTGCCCGAGGTTTTACCGCTTGAAACCATTGATGCTGTTGTTATAACACATGCGCATCTTGATCATTCTGGTCTTCTGCCATTGTTATACAAATATGGGTATGATGGACCCATTTATTGTACACCGCCAACCAGAGACCTCATGACATTGTTGCAGATGGATTACCTAAAGGTCGCGGTTGCTGATGCAAAAAGCGTACCATATTCAGCTGAGCATATAAGAAACGTAATAAAACACTGTATAGCCATTAACTACGGTGACACCACTGATATAACACCTGATGTTAGACTCACATTCCACAACGCAGGTCATATCCTTGGCTCATCTATAGCACATTTCCACATCGGCGAAGGACTATACAATATTGCGTTCACAGGGGACATAAAATATGAGAAAACATGGTTGTTTAACCCTGCTATCAACAGGTTCCCACGTCTTGAAGCCATAGTTATAGAGTCAACATATGGTGGCAGAGAGGATTTCCAGCCTAGCAGACTGGAAGCAACTGAACGTTTAAAAGACATAATACAGAGATGCCTTAAGAAAAAAGGTAAGCTACTGGTACCTGTTTTTGCGGTGGGAAGAAGTCAAGAGGTTATGATTGTTCTTGAAGATCTAATGAAAAACAAAGAGATACCAAAGGTTCCAGTTTACCTTGATGGTATGATCTGGGAGGCTACAGCTATTCACACAGCCTACCCTGAGTACCTAAACAACAAGCTTAGGACACAGATATTCCAACAAGGTGAAAACCCGCTTATATCAGATATTTTCCAGCGTGTCGATAGTCAGGATATGAGACAAGAAGTACTTGGTGATCTTGATCCTTGTATTGTGCTTGCAACCAGTGGCATGATGAACGGTGGACCTGTTATGGAATATTTCAAAGAATGGGCACAAGATGAAAAAAATATGATAGCCTTCGTAGGGTACCAGGCTGAGGGCACTCTTGGTAGAAGAATACAGAAAGGATGGAGTGACATACCACTAAACATTGGTGGAAACATAGTTAACATACAGATGAAAATGGGTGTCGAAACCTGCGACGGCTTCTCAGGACATAGCGATAGGAGACAGCTAATAAACTATTTGAATAACATATCCCCACGCCCAGAGAGAATTATTTTCTGCCACGGGGAAGAAACCAAATGCATAGACCTCTCTTCGACCATACACAAAAAAATGAATGTTAACACCGCTGCACCGATGAACCTTGAGACTATAAGATTCAAATAAAAAAAATTTTTATTTTAATGGTTTAGCTAGATCCCACAAACTATTGAATTTACTATCCAACACCTCTATATCCTCTAAGTTCACATAAGCTGTACCAACATATGAAGGCTCAGCATTTGTTTCAGGAAGAATCTTGATACCATTCACAGCGATTTCCTTACCAAAAACATAGTTACGAAGAGTACCTGACACATCCTCAGAAAAATAACGAATCTCAATCTTATCACCATATGTTTTTTTCAACTCACGAGCAGCATCAATATTAACCTTCGTATCAACTATCAACTGGACTTTTGTGTCTAAGTCCAAAAATTTTTTGAAATATTTTATAAACGGCTCCTCAAAAAACCTTTCACCACCAACCTGCATCTTCAAATTATTGCTCTTATCCAAACAGTTATTTAAAACAGTGTACAAAATCCATTTACCACTATACTGAAGTGTGACATTACCGCTTCTCTTCAGCTTTATACCATATTTCTCGTAGTTGCTGGTATAATATTTTCCGTACTCCTCCAAACGATTCTCTATAGCCCTAAAAGTCTCCTCAGCAATAACCTGTTTTAGATCATTTTTAATATCCTCCCATATAGCACGTGGGTGAACAGGAAGATAACTTTCTCTACCAAAATCCTCATCAGCATCATTGGAAAACAAAACCTTTGCTATGATACCATTTTTTAACAAAGACGCACGACCAGTTTCAAGAGGCCTCCTCGTTATATTAGCCAATTCTTCAGCCACTTTAAGAAAATCAGAAAACTCCTTTGGGCTATCCAAAACAAGTGTAACATAGTAAACAGCTGCCTCACGAGGACGATCTATCTTCATCCTCTCAAACATCATCTGAAAATCTTGAATATAATCAAGTTTCACCTTAGTTTTGAATTCACATCCCATCTTATTCCACCAATCCCTATCTTCTTATTAAAGTTAATTTTAATTAATACCCTGCTTTGAAAATAACAATATATTTTCGTTTTATATAATTTATGGATGCATAAGCAGCTGGATATGCAAAAGCATATTTACTCCTGTTAAATAAAATTTATTTTTACTAAAAATGACTAAAAATTGAGTAATAACCATATCAAGTTTCAAAGGTTAAAAATAGAGAAAAACCAATCGGTTTCTTTAAAATGAAAGTGATGTAAAAAACCACATTTTTTAATTGTTTCGTCATAGGATGTTTGTTCTATAAAGTATATATACAGAGTTTTCATCATAGGACAATTAGACCAATAAGTTTATATAAAAAGTAATATATATTAGAATATACAGTACCTCACCTAAATGGGGGAGTGAAGAAAAATGAAAATAAAAAATATAATACCACTTACAGTTGTTTTGATGCTTATTTTACCAGGTTTAACCGTAGTTGCTAAAGAACCGTTTAAATCTGCATCAACTAAACCTCTACCAGAACAAGAAAAATTAACCATCAGCGTGATAGGTGAAAATGGGGAGAAATACTCAATTCAGATAGTGCTCTCAGAAGACGAGTTGAACTCTTTGAATTTCGTATTACATCATTTTTTAATAATTTCTGAAGATGCACTAGATGAATTTGGCCCAGATGGCAAAAATATCTCTGTTTCAGAGAAAGAGGATTTAGAAACAGGTTTAAAAAACGTAATCGATACAATCGATAACTTTGCATCTGTAGGAGACGATTTTCCAAAAGAATATTTAAAGAAATTAATAGCAGATGTTATCAATGACTTGTGGAATCGCACCACTAGTCCTCAGTCTCAGTCGTTTCCCTTTCCAATTTTAGATAAGCTTATAAAATGGTATTTAAGATTATGCCGTCAGCCAATGATTAGTGTCGGTTTCGGTTGGACCTGGATACCACGCTATGACTATGAATCATTTTTCGGTGAGATGCGCAGACTTATATTTATGCACCATAGAGTAGGTTTTGCAGCAACAGCCCGTTTTATGCCATTGTTTGGTCCTGGTTTTCCCTGTTGGAAATATGGATTAATGATAAACGTGCCTACTTTCTATTTTAAGGGGCTTTTCATTAATTTTGGAAAACATAGTTTCATCAATAGAATTGCAGGACCGCAGCTCTTAGTTGGGTATGGCGTTTTCCTTGGGGTAATTCCCTAAGTAGCAAAATCAAAATTCTGATCTCTATAGCCAAATTAATCTCTGTTTAGGTATAGATATAACCTTTTTCACCTCAGGAAATGGTAATTTTGAAAATGAAATCTTCTCTCTTGACCTAAATTACTCCAAGAAAGAACTACGCCGTCCGCCGGACTCGGACCGGCGACCGCTCGGTTAACAGCCGAGTGCTCTACCAACTGAGCTAGGACGGCAAAACAACCACTTAGAACAGTACAACAGAATATAGTATTATATTAAAAGATTACCCTGTCAAAACCCGAGTCTTCTTTCAAGCCTAAGTTTTTTCATACTACCTTCGACGAATCTATAAACAGTTGAATGCCTACTACCAGTTAAAAGCATATCCACCGCTTTTTTTATTATATCCATATTCTCAATATCAGCTATAACAGAGATAGTATGACCATAAATAGATATGTTAGATTCAGTTATCTCCTCTAAAACATGCTTTGTTTTGCCTCCTCTTCCTATAACCCTGCTTTTTAGCCTCTTTACATGGGATTCTTTCTTACCAACATAATCATATATATCAAAAACAAAAAAATCAAAATCATCACTAAACAACTTCATAGCATGCTGCGGAGAAAAACCCCTACCGATAGCCCTGATTATAACTTCGATTTTTAAGACTAATAAAGGATCTTTAGCATTTTTTTCGTCGATGGTTACTTCGCCTTCATGAGAATCAACATCTATCTTAACATTTGAGACATCCTCAAGATGCTTCTTTGTCTCGCCGTTATGCCCTATTAAAACACCTACTCTTTCAACCGGTATTTTTAGATATCTCATAATCTCACCCAAATTAACATTTTATAATTTTGTCATATATCTCTTCTTCGTTTGCTGTGATACCATACTTTTTGAAATAATGGACAACGTTATGTATGTCTCTTTTTAAGAAATCACACGCAAGTGGGTGTTCTTTTAGTACACCCTGCCCAACATCTATAATATATGGGCGGTTTTTATGCATAAGTACATTAAACATACTCAAATCACCATGTATCAGAGCCGCTTTTCTGTACATTTTAAAAATATAATCGATCAAGATATCAAATATTTTTTTAGGGTTTATAAGAACTGCGTCTTTTAGCATAGGAGCTGGCATACTAGAATCACCAATATATTCCATGACTAAAATATTTCTTATCCTTTTAATCGGTACGGGTGCTCTTACACCAATTTCGTGCAAGATCTCAAGGTTTTTGTATTCCTTCTTAGCCCATTCATAAACAACTTCTCTTCTGTTCTTAATAGCAGCCTTAAAACGAGGATCACCTATTATATAATTAGACATATGCTTAAAAGTAGAAGTTGATGTACGATATATCTTCAATGCAACAAATTTTTTGTCAGGTGTAACACCACGGAAGACGTTACCCTCTTTGCCAGTAGATATAGGAAAATCCAGTATATCAATAACTCCATCAGAAATCAACTTACCCAACATGTCGAGAGTGGGTTTATCAAAAACCTCGTCAAGTGTTTTCCTATCAGTACCTTCTCTATCAAAAAGAACTTGCATTTCCCTATCAAGTTTTTTTAGCCATTTCTCATCTAAAAAACGCTCAGAAGACATTTATCTCCTCTGGTAACAAACCACGTCTGCTGAGAGAAACAGCCTGTGTTCGTCTATACCTAAAAACTATATCTGCTTTCTCATCCTGTATATCCCAGGGTTTGATAATAACAAGATCACCTGCTCTGACTCTCTGTTTACGTTTAAGTCTACCAGGTATACGAGCCATCCTCGATTTACCATCCGCGCAGATAACGTTAATCCTGGATCCACCCATTAGTCTATCAGCTATAGCAAACATTTCGTTTTTGTTTTTATCAGGTAAAGGCAATCTTATGTATTCTCCTTCTTGTTCTCCTTTTTCATTTGTTTCATCTTCTTCATACACAGGTATCACAACATCTGACCCAAAAAATCATGTTGATATTAATGTTTTTCTGTAAAAACAAATAAAAAAATACCTAGAAACCTAGTTGATCAGAGATTCCTTTCAATGCATTCAAACTCAATCCCAAGAAGGCTTCTACATCTATGCCAGCATCTAGAATAAGCTCAATTTTAGCTCGACTGCATCCACGCGCAAAAGATGTATCATTAAACTTATGTATCAGGGTTTCTAGTTTAACCTCCGCAAGAGTTTTTGAAGGCATAACAAGCGCTGTAGCAATGATTAACCCAGATACCACATCTGCAGCAATCAAAGATTTATCTAGAACAGTTGTAGGAAGATAATCAGTGTGTTTATAATTATGGCCTCTGATAGCATTTGTAGCCTCTTCAGGGAGTAAATCTTCTAGAATCTGTGCAGAAAGATTAGCGTGTTTCTCTGGTTCCTTTTGGGTATACTCATAGTCAAGGTCGTGAAGTAAACCTGTTAAACCCCACAATTCCACGTCTTTAACAAGTTTCTTGGCAACAGCTCTTAATATAGCCTCAACTGCTATAGAATGTTTTAGCAGTTTTTCGTCTTTAACATATTTTTTAAGCAAAACAACTGCTTCTTCTCTGCTTAACATCTCAACCTGGTGTAGCATAAAAGATGTTTTAAAACTTTCTTAACTTTTAACGGCCATCTATCAATGCTATATATATATTATGTTTCTTAGAAAAAGGCATGTCAATAGAATTAAAGACTTTAAACAAAGAAATAAATATTTTAATGAAAGATTAAATAGACTATATCACATTAATGGTTGCTAAGGTGGTTAAAGTTGTTAGTTGAAAAAATCATGACCAGAAATGTAGTAACAATAGATTGCAACGAAACTGTTTTAGATGCATGTAAAAAATACAAAGAAATGAAAGTCGGCTGTCTAGTAGTAATGGATGGACCTATACTCGTTGGAATTGTAACAGAAAGAGACATTATAGAAAGGGCTATACTGATGGAAAAGGATCCAAAAACAACTAAAATTAGAGATATTATGTCATCAAATCTAAAAACGGTTCATGCATTAGCACCAATAGAGCGAGCAGCAGAAATAATGAGAGAAAACAACATAAAGAAACTGCCTGTTATTTTAAACAATAAGATAGTTGGGATTGTTACAGTTACTGACATGTCACGTGCATTACCTACTTTTTCTGAGAAGATAGATGAACTAGTAGATTTCTATATTAAGAGTAAAAAAAATGTTGATAATATCATGGAGGAATGGGCAGAGATTATCACTAGTTTGAGGAATTATCAACAATTAATGAAAACTAAAAAAACAGAGCTTGCTACACAATAAAATTTGAGATGCAAAAGACAAAGGTTAGAGATAGCGATATCTTTTAATGCCTCTTCTTATATCATCTAGGAAAAGGAATAGAGAATGGTGCTAGATAACTTAGGGGATTCCCTTAGAGGGACTCTAAAGAAGATTGCCAATGCGGTTTATGTTGATTCTAGACTTATAAAAGAGGTAGTTCGAGATATACAAAGAGCTCTTTTGCAAGCAGATGTTAATGTTAAACTTGTTTTAGAGTTATCAAAAAAAATTGAGAAACGAGCACTGGAAGAGAAGCCTCCTGCGGGTATGAGCAACAGAGAACATGTTATACATATTGTATATGATGAGCTTGTAAAACTTTTAGGTGAATGCAGAGAGATCCCGGTTAAAAAACAGGTTATTATGATGGTTGGCCTGTATGGTCAAGGTAAAACAACTACGTGTGGTAAACTTGCTAAATATTTCAAAAAGAAGGGGCTTAGACCTGCCTTGATTGCTGGTGATGTACATAGACCTGCAGCATACGAGCAGCTTAAACAAATCGCTGAGAAAGTGGAGGTACCTTTTTATGGTGATAAACAGGAAAAAGATGCTGTTAAGGTAGTTAAGGATGGTATAAATAAACTGCAGAGAGCTTGTGATGTTATAATAGTTGATACCTCTGGTAGACATAAACTTGAGGATGATTTGATAAAAGAGATGAAAGATATTTTTAAGGTTATCAAACCAGATGAGAAACTGCTTGTCATGGATGCTGCTGTTGGTCAGCAGGCTGGTCCACAGGCGAAAGCATTTGATGACGCCATAGACATCACCGGTATTATCCTTACTAAGCTGGATGGTACTGCTAAGGGTGGTGGTGCTCTTAGCGCTGCAGCTGAGGTTGGTGCACCAATTGTTTTTATTGGCACTGGTGAGCATGCTAGTGATTTTGAGACTTTTGATCCATCGCGTTTCATATCACGTTTACTTGGGATGGGTGATATTAAATCTTTGCTGGAAAAAGCAGAGGAAAGCCTCAAAGGAAAGGATGCTGAGGAGACTGCTCGGCGTTTGATGTCTGGTAAGTTCACCCTACATGACATGTATGATCAGATGGATATGCTTTCTGGTATGGGGCCTTTGAACAAGATAGCTGAGATGCTACCTGGTGGGCTTTCAGGTAAAATAAAAGATGTTGACATGAATACCACGCAGAATAAACTAAGAAAATTCAGGTTCATAATGGATTCTATGACTGATGAGGAGATGAATGATCCTAGTATTGTTCATTCTTCTAGAATTAAACGTATCGCCCGTGGTGCAGGTGTAGAAAACAAGGATGTGAAAGAGCTTTTGAGATACTATAATATGACTAAACGCATGATGAAAGGTTTTTCAAGTGATCGTAAACTTAGAAAGAACCTTATGAAACAGCTACAGTTTGGGAAATAATAAATCGTTTTATGTTGTTTAAAAACTATGATCAGATTGTTAGAAACGGTCAAACCCCAGAACTTAGGAGGATAAGAACGGATGTCCTTGATATTTTTACTGCCTCTTTAGATGCTGTTGATCCATATAAAGTGGTTAAATCAAGGTTTGATGGAAAACAGATTATTCTAGATAAAGAAAAAATTGATTTAACTGGTTTTAAAAATATATTTTTGGTTGGTTTTGGTAAAGCTAGTGTTGGTATGGCAAATGCTGTCTGCGACTCATTAAATGTTAAAAAAGGGGTTATTATAACTAATGATAAAAAACATAAAGCCTCGAGTGAATATGTTACTACCTTTGTGGGTGGTCATCCAACACCAAACCAGGATAGTTTAATTGGTACAGAAAAAGTTTTAGAAATCATAGATGGTTGTGATGAAGACGACTTGTTCATAGTTTTGATATCTGGTGGTGGGTCTTCTCTCTTGTGTAAACCAAAAATAAGCCTCAGAGACTTGCAGAAGACAAATGATATGTTGTTGAAATCAGGTGCTAACATAAAGGAAATTAACACGGTACGTAAACATCTTTCTTTTGTAAAAGGTGGACAACTTGTAAAAAACTGTAAATGTGAAGTGGTTTCTCTTATAATATCTGACATCGTTGGTGATCCAATAGAGTTTATTGCATCAGGTCCTACTTGCCCAGATTCTACGACATACATGGATGCTCAGAAGGTTCTAGAGAAATATAATCTGATAGAAAAGATGCCCTCCGCGGTTATAAAACTGTTAGACGAAGGATTACAAGGGATGATATCTGAGACAGCAAAAAAAGATAACCCTGTTTTTAAAAGGGTTTTTAATTTTATTGTCGCAAACAACCAGATTGCATGCAAAGCTGCTATTGAAGAAGCAGAGAAGCTAGGATATAAAACTATGCTGCTGACCACCTCTTTAACTGGGGAGGCAAGAGATGTTGGTAGGTTTTTAGTTGATAAAGCATTAAATTACTACAATGAAAATTTTGAGGATATTGTTTTTGTTTCAGGTGGAGAAACCACGGTTAAAGTTAAGGGAAATGGCAAAGGTGGTAGAAACCAAGAAATGGTTTTAGGGGGCATCGAAGTTTTAGCAGGTTCAGATATGGTTTTTGCATGTATGGCAACAGATGGTATAGATGGAATGAGTGATGCTGCTGGTGCTATAGCAGATGGCTATACAATAGATAGAGCAAATAAAAAAAACCTTGATCCAAAAAAATTTTTAGAAAACAATAATTCTTACGAGTTTTTTAGAAGGTTGGGTGATTTGTTGATCACTGGTTCTACTGGTACAAATGTGATGGATCTACATGTTTTAGTTAAATATAACAAAAATAAATAGCAAAAACAGTTCTATAACTTGTAAAATTGTAAAGATATACCGTAAAGTATTTATATCTAGATTTCTCTATAAAAACTTTGTTTAGTTATATAAAAGATATAATTAAAGGGATAAGCAATTACATGTATTGGAGAACGTTAATATGAAAATAGATAGAGTAAATAAAAAATCGATTATCGCATGGATAATATTACTGCTGGTTCTTAATTTAACCTTTTCAACAAATGTGAGTTCTGATCCAGTAAAATATGATTATGATGGAATATGGTATGATATGTTTGTAGACCAAAATGGGATAGATACGTCAGAATCCTATAATTATAATTTTTCTCCAGGGTTAATCACATTAAGATCTGGAACAAACAAGTATTACTACGATTTTAATGATAACAAAACAAATGCATGGACGTCCGATTTAACTTTTATATCTGGTGAAGAAAACCAGTTGATAAGACCTAGAAATCTGGTAGGTGAAATCAGCCTTGAATCCGAATATAACAAAATCAAGAAAAAAGATGACGTAGTTGTACGAACAGAGGGTAGATATCTTGATTTAGAGACCTTTAACATAACACGTACATTCTCTCCAGTCCATCACTTCAGGTTTAAAATCGGACAGAATAAAAATAACATAAATGAGTTCACATTTAACTGGTTCTATGGTAGTAAAATAACAGATGCAAATGTTGCCAGTGTAAAGCTTTACGTCTGGAATTATCTTATTAAAAATATTGTGGGGTTATGGACACAAGAAGGTAGTCCAGTATATTATGATTATGCTGATCCAATAAGCATATCTTTCACGAGTAATAACACCAAATTCGTTAGCGATGACGGGTACATTGATTTTTTAGTTGTTGCAATACCTAAAGTAAATGGTGAAACCACTATATTAACAACTGACTACGTCAACTTAACAGTTACCACAAAATATGGGTTTGTAGAAAAAGGATGGATTATTTCAAGAGAAATTAAACCAGACACACTCAAAGGATGGGAGAGCATAGTATGGAAAGGATTAAGGACAAGCAATGACGCCTCAATTAAGATACATGTATTAGACTCAAAAAAGAACGTTATCACTAGTTTACCTGGTAATTCTAAAGGTTTTACAACCTCTCAGATAGATTTATCTTCATTGAGCGCAACTTCGTATAAAAGTATCAGATTAAAGGCTGTTCTTGAATCCAGTGATTTATCTGTGACACCAAAGTTATATAGTTGGGCTTTAACATGGCAAACAGAAAGCAATACATTCAAAGATAAGTTCTCTACAGATGTTAGAATAGATGAACTTCTGGGTGCAGAAATCATCGGAGGAGACATAAAAATCAGTGATTCTTCTAGTGATTGGCCTGTTTTTGGTAGAACACCCCAGAATAGACGTTCATATGAAGGCTACGGTCCACAGAAATCAGAGCTTTATTGGAGTACAAAAAAGAAGACAGTCGGTGGCGGATTCCGTAGTCCTGTTCTGAGTGATGGTAAGATATATATTGCTTCCCCAGTCAATAACACGATTTGTTCTTTTAATGCAACAGTACCACTCAGTAAAAAAGGAAGTCAATTATCACCTTATGATAGAAGTGATCCATTGTATAAAGTCGATGGGTCTGTTGCAGTAGCAAACAATTTTGTTATCGTTGCAACCAGTGAGATTAACGCGTCGAATAAGGTTGTTGCATTAAATAAATCCAACCTAAAACAAGAAAAATGGAGTTACACGTTTGGAGATGGAAACATATGTTATTCATCTTCACCAACTGTTTCTGGCGATAAAGTCTTTGTGACCTCCTGGGATGGCATGCCCTTGACTACTCCTTTGATATCCTTCTTGTCTTCTTTAATTGGGGGAAACAACAAGGTTATTGCTCTGAATATTGCTGATGGTACAAAAATCTGGGACTACACATTACCTGCAGGTAGTTTTTCTACACCAGCTATAGGCAATGGTATGGTTTTCGTAGGATGCGACAACATATATGGTGACAATCTATTTGCGTTTGATGAAGAAACAGGTGCATTAATCTGGAAGGTTAAGGTTGGTTTAATCGGCGGAGCATCACCAGCGGTTTATCAGAATAAAGTTTTTGTTGTTGTAAAGGAAATCAAGCTACCATATGTTACAGGTGACGTAAAAGTCGTTGCATTAGACCAGCAAACCGGTAAGATACTATGGAATAAAACACTCGCAGAAAAAGTACCAGCGTTTGAAAACCTACCAAAGGGACTAAAGTTTTATAACCTTATGGCAACCTCAACACCAGCGGTTGATGGTGGTATTTTATATGTTACATCACCTGATGGAAAAATCTATGCATTAAATACTGTAGATGGCGTAGAGAAATGGAATGCTTCTTTGTCTTCGAATTTATTTGGTGTAGTACCAACCTATTCTTGTACATCACCAGTTGTAACATCTGATAACCTATATGTTGCAACAATAAATGGGATGGTTTATTCACTCAACAAGAACAACGGAAAGACTTTATGGAACTATAACTGTGATATAAAGGACCCAGAGTTACTAGCTCTAACATACATACTAGCCTCACCCATAGTCGCTAATGGTGTTTTATATGTTAGTGTAACAGATGAAATAAATACTTTCAGTGGAAGAATATGCAGCATAGGGAATTATACAACTTATCAAAAAGCTGTTGTAATATCAAATCCTATATTTCTCCCAGCTGGTAGATGGTGGAGTAGTTTCAAAGCATCGTTTACTAACACAACAAGTAGCTCTATCACTTTTAGTATC encodes the following:
- a CDS encoding signal recognition particle protein Srp54; the encoded protein is MVLDNLGDSLRGTLKKIANAVYVDSRLIKEVVRDIQRALLQADVNVKLVLELSKKIEKRALEEKPPAGMSNREHVIHIVYDELVKLLGECREIPVKKQVIMMVGLYGQGKTTTCGKLAKYFKKKGLRPALIAGDVHRPAAYEQLKQIAEKVEVPFYGDKQEKDAVKVVKDGINKLQRACDVIIVDTSGRHKLEDDLIKEMKDIFKVIKPDEKLLVMDAAVGQQAGPQAKAFDDAIDITGIILTKLDGTAKGGGALSAAAEVGAPIVFIGTGEHASDFETFDPSRFISRLLGMGDIKSLLEKAEESLKGKDAEETARRLMSGKFTLHDMYDQMDMLSGMGPLNKIAEMLPGGLSGKIKDVDMNTTQNKLRKFRFIMDSMTDEEMNDPSIVHSSRIKRIARGAGVENKDVKELLRYYNMTKRMMKGFSSDRKLRKNLMKQLQFGK
- a CDS encoding glycerate kinase; this translates as MLFKNYDQIVRNGQTPELRRIRTDVLDIFTASLDAVDPYKVVKSRFDGKQIILDKEKIDLTGFKNIFLVGFGKASVGMANAVCDSLNVKKGVIITNDKKHKASSEYVTTFVGGHPTPNQDSLIGTEKVLEIIDGCDEDDLFIVLISGGGSSLLCKPKISLRDLQKTNDMLLKSGANIKEINTVRKHLSFVKGGQLVKNCKCEVVSLIISDIVGDPIEFIASGPTCPDSTTYMDAQKVLEKYNLIEKMPSAVIKLLDEGLQGMISETAKKDNPVFKRVFNFIVANNQIACKAAIEEAEKLGYKTMLLTTSLTGEARDVGRFLVDKALNYYNENFEDIVFVSGGETTVKVKGNGKGGRNQEMVLGGIEVLAGSDMVFACMATDGIDGMSDAAGAIADGYTIDRANKKNLDPKKFLENNNSYEFFRRLGDLLITGSTGTNVMDLHVLVKYNKNK
- a CDS encoding PQQ-binding-like beta-propeller repeat protein; this encodes MKIDRVNKKSIIAWIILLLVLNLTFSTNVSSDPVKYDYDGIWYDMFVDQNGIDTSESYNYNFSPGLITLRSGTNKYYYDFNDNKTNAWTSDLTFISGEENQLIRPRNLVGEISLESEYNKIKKKDDVVVRTEGRYLDLETFNITRTFSPVHHFRFKIGQNKNNINEFTFNWFYGSKITDANVASVKLYVWNYLIKNIVGLWTQEGSPVYYDYADPISISFTSNNTKFVSDDGYIDFLVVAIPKVNGETTILTTDYVNLTVTTKYGFVEKGWIISREIKPDTLKGWESIVWKGLRTSNDASIKIHVLDSKKNVITSLPGNSKGFTTSQIDLSSLSATSYKSIRLKAVLESSDLSVTPKLYSWALTWQTESNTFKDKFSTDVRIDELLGAEIIGGDIKISDSSSDWPVFGRTPQNRRSYEGYGPQKSELYWSTKKKTVGGGFRSPVLSDGKIYIASPVNNTICSFNATVPLSKKGSQLSPYDRSDPLYKVDGSVAVANNFVIVATSEINASNKVVALNKSNLKQEKWSYTFGDGNICYSSSPTVSGDKVFVTSWDGMPLTTPLISFLSSLIGGNNKVIALNIADGTKIWDYTLPAGSFSTPAIGNGMVFVGCDNIYGDNLFAFDEETGALIWKVKVGLIGGASPAVYQNKVFVVVKEIKLPYVTGDVKVVALDQQTGKILWNKTLAEKVPAFENLPKGLKFYNLMATSTPAVDGGILYVTSPDGKIYALNTVDGVEKWNASLSSNLFGVVPTYSCTSPVVTSDNLYVATINGMVYSLNKNNGKTLWNYNCDIKDPELLALTYILASPIVANGVLYVSVTDEINTFSGRICSIGNYTTYQKAVVISNPIFLPAGRWWSSFKASFTNTTSSSITFSILDDDYNFLRSVKNNDDISSSDYIKKSIIRLRAELTRKDKSQNPALQEWSVTWSSETTPPDFEEETFIPGGWINTNTPTCIIKVIDTYPGLSVSSARYQIEYTSKANKTVTSPWFIPECSGTDGTKVKQSLTANISKLNISDMAELKSIRFYIKDLAGNNASFFKNFQKDTVPPSSKINGSFSSKYNRAVNITVNATDDKSDIKNVTLYYRISGDTYWTIYDKPLSTTPYTWLFNVTKSGNYEFCSGATDNAGNIENYQTKKIEATFTFDRNKPYKPVFNKDPAFNKDGYYFNEPRNFSIKFEDDYKLKSVEYRLNFQGLNEWTMIKDNIDLPSYSGEWNLTGTLWDSLNETVTYYIYFRLTDFCGNVYTTPDNSEAAKIIKDLTVSKPYLDLSDFSEWHWDDEFNISATINDIDIKSVELYYRYSADNKNWGEWTLVGKKLTEKPFNWKFNAKDGSGYYQFKTRISDFAGNIGESPLETIGVTLFPMTQIIIMIILAFILIIIIVLMLTKMRKKKT